The DNA segment ACAGCTCCAATACACCCATCTGCAGCTTCTTTGGCTTCCTTTTCTGTCTCGATAAATTCACCCAAATGATCAATAGTTACAGACAAACCCTTCTCATTCAGTTGTTGAATCGTAGCTACAGCGTTAGGTATAGTTTCACCTGCAACGAAACGTCCCGCTCCAAACCTCAAGCCATAACGTTTAGCCAGCTTAGTGAAAAAACGATTTTTTGATAAAAATAAAAAGAAATTACGGAGAAGTTGTTCCATACAAAAACCCCCTGCCACTAATGTCCGACTATAGAAGCTTATCTTTTTAAACCTCAAGAGTAGAATATTGATGAAAATTTATTTTGTAACCGATAACATATTAATATTTTATCATCTTTTCATGAGAATGGGTATTCTTTCGCACAAAAATTCGACAGGAACTTATTCAATTCATCTCATATAAATTCCAATATGGATCATACTAAAATGAATGAGAATAAGGAGAGTGAACGAATATGCAGCAAAATCAATTTGGTCAATTTAAGGAATCACAACCGATGGCTCAAGTTCCTGCTATCGTAAGCACGAAGGATCAGCTTTATATTTCAGATATGCTGTCTTGGAATTTAAATGCATGCAAAAAAGCTCACTTTTTTGCACAAAATTGCCAAACACCAGAGTTACAGCAAGCTTTGGAACAAGCTGGACAGATGCACCAACGACATTATGACCGAATTCTTAATCATTTGAACATGCAGAACAAGCCTAACTAAGGAGTGATTCACATGAATCAAAATCAACCTTCTAATAAAATTCAGAACCCTGAAACATCCGTTCCTAAGACTCCCCAGATGAACGAGCGTGATTTTATTAATGATCAGCTCACAACAGAAAAATATATGACTGGTGCATACTCTGTGGCTCTTAACGAAGCAAGCAATGAAACATTATATCAGGATCTGTCTACCATTTTTAAAGAAACACAGGACTGTCAACGCAATTTATACAATCTCATGTTCAAAAATGGCTGGTATGCAGTTGAACAAGCTGAACAGCAGAAGATCCAACAATCTTATCAACAATTTAACGGTTATAAAACCCAATTACCGTACTCGGTACAATAATAAGATTAAAAAAAGCCTGGCACTCCCTATTAGAAGTGTCAGGCTGCTTCATTAACCTACCGGCTTATATCCTTGAGCTTCAATTGCTTCTTTCATTAAGTCTTTGCCTACATAAGATTCATCGTAAGTCACATCAACTTTTCCGCTGCTTACATCAACATCGACACCATGAATCCCTTCAAGTGCATTTAGCACATCTTTTACAGCCTTCTCACAATGAGCGCCCGTCATTCCATTAACTTCTAATGTTAATTGCATGTCTTCCACCCTTTCTCATTTTAGTTTAACTCACCACTTCGTTTAGCACATGCATTTCTTCATGATCTAACAGATTCTTATTGACCATCTCATGAATGTCCTTGTTCATATGCTCTTTAAGGTCTTTTGTTTCTTCTTTATCGCCAACTAAATAAATACGCTTCCAATCGTAAACTTTCGCTAATTTATCAAGCTTTGGTGCGACACTTTTATACCAACGATAACGATTCGCTTCAAAACGTTCCTGGAATTCATCCTGCTTGGAACTCTTAGCTCCACCAGACCCCATAGATGCATCCGCATGATGCGGTCCTTGGTGTTGCCTCCAATCTTCTGTATCTAAATCAAGCTCAAACATCTGAGTATCATTTAACCGACCAAGCTCTGCATCAATTAACTTAATTTGATTTTTTTGTGTTAAAATGACACCTGTTTTTGGAAAAGCTTCCTGCATCTCTTTTAATTGATCAAGGACAGGGGACTCTTCCCAATAAAACTCGCTCCTCACTGGCATTTGCAATCGCTCAGCAAACCAGATGGATTCATCTGCTGTAGCAAAAAGCACGACACTTTTAGCAAAATGCTGTTCATTTTCTTCAATATACGCTTGCACTTTCTCTTTAACAGCCGCAAAATTTCGCTTTTCCTCAGAGTCATCCTCCTGTTGAAGATATGATTCAAAGTTATTTAATCCATTTTTAAGATGAATTCTCCATTCA comes from the Halobacillus shinanisalinarum genome and includes:
- a CDS encoding spore coat protein, giving the protein MNQNQPSNKIQNPETSVPKTPQMNERDFINDQLTTEKYMTGAYSVALNEASNETLYQDLSTIFKETQDCQRNLYNLMFKNGWYAVEQAEQQKIQQSYQQFNGYKTQLPYSVQ
- a CDS encoding cation transporter, with amino-acid sequence MQLTLEVNGMTGAHCEKAVKDVLNALEGIHGVDVDVSSGKVDVTYDESYVGKDLMKEAIEAQGYKPVG
- a CDS encoding VLRF1 family aeRF1-type release factor; its protein translation is MDLTNEIKKLEQVHLEKPQRVFTMYLNTDPSDPDQQGGEWRIHLKNGLNNFESYLQQEDDSEEKRNFAAVKEKVQAYIEENEQHFAKSVVLFATADESIWFAERLQMPVRSEFYWEESPVLDQLKEMQEAFPKTGVILTQKNQIKLIDAELGRLNDTQMFELDLDTEDWRQHQGPHHADASMGSGGAKSSKQDEFQERFEANRYRWYKSVAPKLDKLAKVYDWKRIYLVGDKEETKDLKEHMNKDIHEMVNKNLLDHEEMHVLNEVVS